The DNA sequence ACTTGCACATCTAACTTTCACTTTCATTGGACAAGAGTAGCTTGAAGTATTCTGCTAAATATCTCCTTTTCTGTTCAATGGGTAAgcaaataaacttaatttaaatgacaaattaattttcTTATTCACCTGAGATGACACATGGGAAAAGGACCTGTATGCTTAATTTCTTTGATATATACcatttattttgccattattaAGATTCCTTGGATTATGTAAATAAAGGGATTTCCTGGGATAAAGGGATTTGTATGATGATTGTATGACTATGGAATTCAGAATAATGAAGGTTTAGTCCTCATTTGTAAGCACAGTCTAAATGTAAACATACCTTGCGTTTCAGACTGTCCAGGAGGTCTTGAACCTGCATCCAAGCCTGGTTAAATCCTCTGGATCCTGCGATCCAGACAGTGCGACTCTCATACTCACTGAAGACAACATCACTCTAACTTTCAGCTTCTCTTTGGTAAGTTTCGAATCTCCTTCTATTATTTCCCCTAATGTCCTCTTAAATGATCCCGAAACATGTTGGTGTCAtcataacataacatttttcaGAATTCCACATCAGACAAATATCATCTTAGTGGGTTGGAGTTGTCAGCCGCATTGCCTAATATGACTAGTAAGTCAGTATTAAATATTCAATGTTTAATAGTTTTAGATTTTAGTTCTCTGAAAAGCTGAGCAAATtccttttggtttgtttgttttgcctAGAGCGCACTGTCTTCAGGAACACCACTCTGAACTACATGGTGGGAACTCTGGGCCACTCTTATATGTGTCAGAAGGAGAAGAGCTTGAGCGTTACACAGGATTTCTCTCTCAACACCTTCCAGCTTCAAGTGCAGCCTTTCGGAGTCAATGGAGATTTTGGAGCCggtatttttctctctctttttaccCTTTGTCACTTTTGTCCTTTAATTCTTGATAAGAATATTCTGGGttcaacacaaattaagattacTTGGCAGAATCAAATTGTTAACAATGTGATGTTGAGAAACCCAAGATGTTTCGAATATCCACATAAGGTTACCAAGTCGTTCATCCATTTAGAACCGTAGTCCCATCAAGGGTTTTTAAAGTTAACTAAAACGGATGACTTTCTCTTTTAATAGATCTTGAAATACTGATGCTATTAAATAGTGTTTTCCTTAACTTTGCCACCCTCTCCTCTCACTGTGTCTCTGTTCTAGCTGAGGAGTGTGATCTAGATGAGGACGACATGTTGATTCCCATTATTGTGGGTGCTGCCTTGGCTGTTCTTGTGCTCATAGTGATCCTGGCCTACCTTATTGGCAGGAACAGAAGTCATGCGGGCTACCAGACCATCTAACCTCAAGTAATCTTTAAGCCAGGATGTGTAGGCTCCACCGatttctgctctcatctggactCAGCAACACTATACAACTGCAGCTGCCTAGTTTTTAACCCACTGTGCACTATCCAGGTGTCTCACCCTCTCACCGTGGACCGGTGGACCTGCACTTCCTGGACTTCCTGGGTTTTTGTTGTATTATGTTAAACATTGTATAATTATTGCATACTTAAGTGTGCAGGGCAAAATGCGAAGGTATTGTTTGCTGGAACCAGATTATGCTTATCTAGAGGAATGCCTGGAGTTTGTTGTCATTAAGGCTTAATCTGGGAACAGAAAGCATATTATCTGTTTGGTACCTCATTTTCTTAAATTTAACCTcatgtgtttatttataaaaaaaatacaagcatGGAAACTGATAATGTTGTTACAGTTACATGCTCTGTCTAAAAGGGACTAGATATTTAACAATACTTCCTGATCTCAAACTACTGTCTGTGATTTCTGAAGTTCTCATTTGGGGTTGAACACTATACAAGACTCAGCTTTtgacattcattattcattatgaattcaataataatactaacaaaGCCTTACCTGACAGTATTCACCTGACAAATGGAATATCCACTTTCTAAAGTAGAACACCCTTCAATATCACTATATAGCTTATATAGTTTCCCTCTCGTACTACATATCAAAACTATATACCCTGCTTGCTTCCATTAAGCATTGCATTTGCACTCATTCAGAAATGTTAAAAGGGAAATTCTAGAGTGAGGAAATATTATGGTTTTGCACTACTGGATGGATAAAGAGTATAATTCACACTAACACAACAGGAAGTTCTGAATAACTTGAGCTAGGTTTAGACTATTATATATCCAGGTAAATGGTTAACTGTTACAAAAACAAGGAGTGCACTGTTAAACATGCTGTCATATTGTGGATGAATCTTTCTCCTTTCTGATGCACCTTCATATGCAATGACTGCataaattgagtttttttttttttggatattgaAGTGTTGCCTTGACTGCTAGGATGTTCATGTTGTTTTAAGGGAATGCGATTCtacgtttttttaaataaaatgagtttgCTTGTTATATATCTTTATTGAGTTAAAACATTTCATCAACAGTAAATgtgaacagaaaacagttattagtaACAACAATGCAATAggtcagcaaataaaaaaaaacttattcctcttaaagggattgttcatcTAAAAACTCACcttcaaaatatctacttttgtgtttgacaaaaaaagaaaatcaagtaaataaatgttttagggtaaacttgtaaaaaaaatcatggttagtaaaaaaaaaaaaatgcattcattcaGAGGTGACTGTAAAGAGATTTCTAATGTTTCAATATACTTTTAATTTCAAGAAATATTATTTTGGTTTTCTATTACAAAAATATGTACCGTGGTAtccatataatattaatattaagcagcacagctgctGCTTTTCAACATAATTACAAAGGCTgctcaccaaatcagcatattagaatgatttctgaaggatcgtgtgactctggagactggagtaatgactggaTTCTCATCTCACATGCTGTCAAAACTGTACGTCCATGTTCACCATTTAGTGTGAAGAAGGGTTTTGGGCAGAACTAATACGATTCCTACACATCTTCCTGAGTTTAGTAACTGTTGCTGTAGAGAGGCCTCCTGGCTCCATAAAGATTTTCTGAAGGTAGATGACAAATAAACATTCTTCAGAACAAACACATCATTATAACGACTTCTGTAATATTATTAAGTGAATAAATAGCATCCACAGAATTGACCTGCATGAATGTGTGGCAGTCCTCTACGTACTCCCCATGGGTGATCTGTTTAAAGCATTCGCAGATTTCTGGGAGACTCTGAGCCTGTGAGATGAGGTTCTGATTGTGACGAATGAGTGTCAAAGCCACACGGAACAGGATCTTGGATCCCTCGTAAAAAAGGCAGTCCCATATTCTCAGCACTGTCTGAGAAAAACGGCTACCAATCATTACATTCAATACCGGCATTCCAATATGCTACATAATACAGACTaatgatttaattcattttcaaaattgGTGAATTTTCAAAGCTTACCATTGAACTCTTTTCAGAAAGTACAATCATTGACTTCATTCTCACCTCTACAGGAAGTATGTCAACGTATAGGCAGATGAACCAGCGCGAGACCACCAGGGTCCACATTACATCGTGCCGATTCATGACCTGCCAGACAGCAGGAACCTTCATCCTGACAAGCTCTCCAAGCACCTCTTGATCCATTTTAAGCCCCAGCATTGTTGATGTGTAAtagtctaaataataataattaaatttatgcatttagcagatgtttttatccaaagtgacttacagtgcattcaggctatcaatttttacacatcatatcatatcatgtgttcccagggaatcgaaacccccaaccttgcgcttgatagagcagtgctctaccaattgagctacaggaacacttaataataataataatacatatggATGCAACATTATGCAGAATGGAATTAGGataaatttataatttctgtGTATTTTTAACTTAAACAGGTAATTCAGATGTCTCATATGCATGTCGTGGGGTGACCGACCTGGTAAAATCTTGCCAAGTAAAGCATCCATTAACCAGAATGACTTCTCCTCATCTTTGGTGATGATGAGGAGGTATCCAGCAATGAAATTCATTCCCTAAAAGGCAAAAAGTGATTCATTTCTGCAGCCTACTGATTTGAAATCAGACAGGTACAACAGGTTCAGTCATTATATTGACAGagtaaacaacacaaaattacagCAGTTTAAGACTGTCTTACTTCCTCACTCGTTGTAATTGACCATTCtctaatatacacacaaaaaaaggtttaGATTCTTATCTACAGTAGGAACTTCAATACATCCTGGATTCAAGTGACACTttcagatgtgtttgtgtgtgtgtgtaaaagggcTTGTGTACATGACAGTAGTACCTGACAGT is a window from the Carassius gibelio isolate Cgi1373 ecotype wild population from Czech Republic chromosome A9, carGib1.2-hapl.c, whole genome shotgun sequence genome containing:
- the LOC128019972 gene encoding growth hormone-regulated TBC protein 1-A-like, which produces MKRRSELYMENHFNDQSTECSASSDDCQRVDQYGFERSEDFNYESYEDLMSKHLAVVTRRSKKWSKLLEGTEKVEKNVKVKRYVRKGVPFENRTQIWMVASGAQDQLERNPGYYHSILKAEHDPKIEEVIRADMHRTFPDNIQFRASSQPCLQKALFNVLLAYGHHNKDVGYCQGMNFIAGYLLIITKDEEKSFWLMDALLGKILPDYYTSTMLGLKMDQEVLGELVRMKVPAVWQVMNRHDVMWTLVVSRWFICLYVDILPVETVLRIWDCLFYEGSKILFRVALTLIRHNQNLISQAQSLPEICECFKQITHGEYVEDCHTFMQKIFMEPGGLSTATVTKLRKMCRNRISSAQNPSSH
- the LOC128019973 gene encoding lysosome-associated membrane glycoprotein 1-like, yielding MSPIIRKQNTPSGAIFSLLLALSIHQTLTADVTPTVVTPETNSPPASPATPGPPEKGTYNVTNATDVVCLLARMGLQLKINFISSSSGKTVQEVLNLHPSLVKSSGSCDPDSATLILTEDNITLTFSFSLNSTSDKYHLSGLELSAALPNMTKRTVFRNTTLNYMVGTLGHSYMCQKEKSLSVTQDFSLNTFQLQVQPFGVNGDFGAAEECDLDEDDMLIPIIVGAALAVLVLIVILAYLIGRNRSHAGYQTI